The Acinonyx jubatus isolate Ajub_Pintada_27869175 chromosome D1, VMU_Ajub_asm_v1.0, whole genome shotgun sequence genome includes a window with the following:
- the DRAP1 gene encoding dr1-associated corepressor isoform X1, protein MPSKKKKYNARFPPARIKKIMQTDEEIGKVAAAVPVIISRALELFLESLLKKACQVTQSRNAKTMTTSHLKQCIELEQQFDFLKDLVASVPDMQGDGEDNHMDGDKGARRWTVPSRRGRKPGSGGRKNGGMGSKGKDKKLSGTDSEQEDESDDTDTDGEEETSQAPPQASHPPAHFQSPPTPFMPFTSSLPLPPAPPGPSAPDAEDEEDYDS, encoded by the exons ATGCCGAGCAAGAAGAAGAAGTATAACGCGCGGTTCCCGCCG GCGCGGATCAAGAAGATCATGCAAACTGACGAAGAGATTGGGAAGGTGGCGGCGGCTGTGCCTGTCATCATCT CCCGGGCGCTTGAGCTCTTCCTGGAGTCGCTGTTGAAGAAGGCCTGCCAGGTGACCCAGTCCCGAAACGCCAAGACCATGACCACATCCCACCT gaagcagTGCATTGAGCTGGAGCAGCAGTTTGACTTCTTGAAGGACCTGGTGGCCTCGGTGCCTGACATGCAGGGAGACGGGGAAGACAACCACATGGATGGGGACAAGGGTGCCCGCAG ATGGACTGTGCCTTCCCGAAGGGGCCGGAAGCCAGGCAGCGGTGGCCGGAAGAATGGTGGGATGGGAAGCAAAGGCAAGGACAAGAAGCTGTCGGGGACGGACTCGGAGCAGGAG GATGAGTCTGACGACACCGACACTGATGGGGAAGAGGAGACGTCACAGGCTCCACCACAGGCCAGCCACCCCCCTGCCCACTTTCAGAG CCCCCCGACACCCTTCATGCCCTTCACCTCGAGTCTGCCTCTGCCCCCGGCCCCCCCGGGCCCCTCAGCACCTGACGCAGAGGATGAAGAAGACTATGACTCCTAG
- the CD1H11orf68 gene encoding UPF0696 protein C11orf68 homolog isoform X2 codes for MAAAAAVAGAGRGGSGAEPRQERSRARGWSGAERGEGRRMEPGEEMEEEDSPGGREDGFTAEHLAAEAMAADMDPWLVFDARTTPAAELDAWLAKYPPSQVTRYGDPGSPNSEPVGWIAAYGQGYVPNSGDVQGLQAAWEVLQTSGRPVTPSTLRQLAITHHVLSGKWLIHLAPGFKLDHAWAGIARAVVEGRLQVAKVSPRAREGGRQVICVYTDDFTDRLGVLEADAAIRAAGIKCLLTYKPDVYTYLGIYRANRWHLCPTLYESRFQLGGSARGSRVLDRANNVELT; via the exons ATGGCGGCGGCGGCAGccgtggcgggggcggggcgcggcggcAGCGGCGCGGAGCCCCGGCAGGAGCGGAGCCGGGCGCGGGGCTGGAGCGGCGCCGAGCGCGGCGAAGGCCGGAG GATGGAGCCTGGTGAAGAAATGGAGGAGGAAGACTCTCCAGGCGGCCGTGAGGATGGCTTCACTGCCGAGCACCTGGCCGCAGAGGCCATGGCAGCCGACATGGACCCCTGGCTGGTGTTTGATGCCCGCACCACACCTGCCGCTGAGCTGGATGCCTGGCTGGCCAAGTACCCACCATCCCAAGTTACTCGCTATGGGGACCCTGGCTCACCCAACTCCGAGCCTGTGGGCTGGATTGCAGCATATGGGCAGGGCTATGTCCCCAACTCGGGCGATGTGCAGGGCCTGCAGGCAGCCTGGGAGGTTCTGCAGACCAGCGGGCGGCCCGTCACACCGAGTACCCTGCGCCAGCTGGCCATCACCCATCATGTGCTCTCTGGCAAGTGGCTGATACACCTGGCACCTGGCTTCAAGCTGGACCATGCCTGGGCTGGCATTGCTCGGGCCGTGGTCGAGGGCCGGCTTCAGGTGGCCAAGGTGAGCCCACGGGCCAGGGAGGGTGGGCGCCAGGTCATCTGTGTTTACACAGATGACTTCACGGACCGCTTGGGTGTACTGGAGGCAGATGCGGCCATCCGCGCAGCGGGCATTAAGTGCCTGCTCACCTACAAGCCTGACGTCTACACCTACCTGGGCATCTATCGGGCCAACCGTTGGCACCTGTGCCCCACTCTCTATGAGAGTCGTTTCCAGCTGGGGGGCAGTGCCCGCGGCTCCCGTGTGCTGGACCGCGCCAACAATGTGGAACTGACCTAG
- the DRAP1 gene encoding dr1-associated corepressor isoform X2: MPSKKKKYNARFPPARIKKIMQTDEEIGKVAAAVPVIISRALELFLESLLKKACQVTQSRNAKTMTTSHLKQCIELEQQFDFLKDLVASVPDMQGDGEDNHMDGDKGARRGRKPGSGGRKNGGMGSKGKDKKLSGTDSEQEDESDDTDTDGEEETSQAPPQASHPPAHFQSPPTPFMPFTSSLPLPPAPPGPSAPDAEDEEDYDS; encoded by the exons ATGCCGAGCAAGAAGAAGAAGTATAACGCGCGGTTCCCGCCG GCGCGGATCAAGAAGATCATGCAAACTGACGAAGAGATTGGGAAGGTGGCGGCGGCTGTGCCTGTCATCATCT CCCGGGCGCTTGAGCTCTTCCTGGAGTCGCTGTTGAAGAAGGCCTGCCAGGTGACCCAGTCCCGAAACGCCAAGACCATGACCACATCCCACCT gaagcagTGCATTGAGCTGGAGCAGCAGTTTGACTTCTTGAAGGACCTGGTGGCCTCGGTGCCTGACATGCAGGGAGACGGGGAAGACAACCACATGGATGGGGACAAGGGTGCCCGCAG GGGCCGGAAGCCAGGCAGCGGTGGCCGGAAGAATGGTGGGATGGGAAGCAAAGGCAAGGACAAGAAGCTGTCGGGGACGGACTCGGAGCAGGAG GATGAGTCTGACGACACCGACACTGATGGGGAAGAGGAGACGTCACAGGCTCCACCACAGGCCAGCCACCCCCCTGCCCACTTTCAGAG CCCCCCGACACCCTTCATGCCCTTCACCTCGAGTCTGCCTCTGCCCCCGGCCCCCCCGGGCCCCTCAGCACCTGACGCAGAGGATGAAGAAGACTATGACTCCTAG
- the CD1H11orf68 gene encoding UPF0696 protein C11orf68 homolog isoform X1: protein MAAAAAVAGAGRGGSGAEPRQERSRARGWSGAERGEGRSRMEPGEEMEEEDSPGGREDGFTAEHLAAEAMAADMDPWLVFDARTTPAAELDAWLAKYPPSQVTRYGDPGSPNSEPVGWIAAYGQGYVPNSGDVQGLQAAWEVLQTSGRPVTPSTLRQLAITHHVLSGKWLIHLAPGFKLDHAWAGIARAVVEGRLQVAKVSPRAREGGRQVICVYTDDFTDRLGVLEADAAIRAAGIKCLLTYKPDVYTYLGIYRANRWHLCPTLYESRFQLGGSARGSRVLDRANNVELT, encoded by the exons ATGGCGGCGGCGGCAGccgtggcgggggcggggcgcggcggcAGCGGCGCGGAGCCCCGGCAGGAGCGGAGCCGGGCGCGGGGCTGGAGCGGCGCCGAGCGCGGCGAAGGCCGGAG CAGGATGGAGCCTGGTGAAGAAATGGAGGAGGAAGACTCTCCAGGCGGCCGTGAGGATGGCTTCACTGCCGAGCACCTGGCCGCAGAGGCCATGGCAGCCGACATGGACCCCTGGCTGGTGTTTGATGCCCGCACCACACCTGCCGCTGAGCTGGATGCCTGGCTGGCCAAGTACCCACCATCCCAAGTTACTCGCTATGGGGACCCTGGCTCACCCAACTCCGAGCCTGTGGGCTGGATTGCAGCATATGGGCAGGGCTATGTCCCCAACTCGGGCGATGTGCAGGGCCTGCAGGCAGCCTGGGAGGTTCTGCAGACCAGCGGGCGGCCCGTCACACCGAGTACCCTGCGCCAGCTGGCCATCACCCATCATGTGCTCTCTGGCAAGTGGCTGATACACCTGGCACCTGGCTTCAAGCTGGACCATGCCTGGGCTGGCATTGCTCGGGCCGTGGTCGAGGGCCGGCTTCAGGTGGCCAAGGTGAGCCCACGGGCCAGGGAGGGTGGGCGCCAGGTCATCTGTGTTTACACAGATGACTTCACGGACCGCTTGGGTGTACTGGAGGCAGATGCGGCCATCCGCGCAGCGGGCATTAAGTGCCTGCTCACCTACAAGCCTGACGTCTACACCTACCTGGGCATCTATCGGGCCAACCGTTGGCACCTGTGCCCCACTCTCTATGAGAGTCGTTTCCAGCTGGGGGGCAGTGCCCGCGGCTCCCGTGTGCTGGACCGCGCCAACAATGTGGAACTGACCTAG
- the CD1H11orf68 gene encoding UPF0696 protein C11orf68 homolog isoform X3: MEPGEEMEEEDSPGGREDGFTAEHLAAEAMAADMDPWLVFDARTTPAAELDAWLAKYPPSQVTRYGDPGSPNSEPVGWIAAYGQGYVPNSGDVQGLQAAWEVLQTSGRPVTPSTLRQLAITHHVLSGKWLIHLAPGFKLDHAWAGIARAVVEGRLQVAKVSPRAREGGRQVICVYTDDFTDRLGVLEADAAIRAAGIKCLLTYKPDVYTYLGIYRANRWHLCPTLYESRFQLGGSARGSRVLDRANNVELT, translated from the coding sequence ATGGAGCCTGGTGAAGAAATGGAGGAGGAAGACTCTCCAGGCGGCCGTGAGGATGGCTTCACTGCCGAGCACCTGGCCGCAGAGGCCATGGCAGCCGACATGGACCCCTGGCTGGTGTTTGATGCCCGCACCACACCTGCCGCTGAGCTGGATGCCTGGCTGGCCAAGTACCCACCATCCCAAGTTACTCGCTATGGGGACCCTGGCTCACCCAACTCCGAGCCTGTGGGCTGGATTGCAGCATATGGGCAGGGCTATGTCCCCAACTCGGGCGATGTGCAGGGCCTGCAGGCAGCCTGGGAGGTTCTGCAGACCAGCGGGCGGCCCGTCACACCGAGTACCCTGCGCCAGCTGGCCATCACCCATCATGTGCTCTCTGGCAAGTGGCTGATACACCTGGCACCTGGCTTCAAGCTGGACCATGCCTGGGCTGGCATTGCTCGGGCCGTGGTCGAGGGCCGGCTTCAGGTGGCCAAGGTGAGCCCACGGGCCAGGGAGGGTGGGCGCCAGGTCATCTGTGTTTACACAGATGACTTCACGGACCGCTTGGGTGTACTGGAGGCAGATGCGGCCATCCGCGCAGCGGGCATTAAGTGCCTGCTCACCTACAAGCCTGACGTCTACACCTACCTGGGCATCTATCGGGCCAACCGTTGGCACCTGTGCCCCACTCTCTATGAGAGTCGTTTCCAGCTGGGGGGCAGTGCCCGCGGCTCCCGTGTGCTGGACCGCGCCAACAATGTGGAACTGACCTAG
- the FOSL1 gene encoding fos-related antigen 1 produces the protein MFRDFGEPGPSSGAGGAYGGPAQPPTSGQQKFHLVPSVDAVSGSQELQWIVQPHFLGPSSSYPRPLAYPQYSPPQPRPGVIRALGPPPGVRRRPCEQISPEEEERRRVRRERNKLAAAKCRNRRKELTDFLQAETDKLEDEKSGLQREIEELQKQKERLELVLEAHRPICKIPEGATERDTGDTGGTSGTSSPPPAPSRPVPCISLSSGPVLEPEALHTPTLMTTPSLTPFTPSPVFTYPSTPEPCASAHRRSSSSSGDPSSDPLGSPTLLAL, from the exons ATGTTCCGAGACTTCGGGGAACCCGGACCGAGCTCCGGGGCCGGCGGTGCGTACGGCGGCCCGGCGCAGCCCCCCACTTCAGGCCAGCAG AAGTTCCACCTCGTGCCAAGCGTCGATGCTGTCAGTGGCAGCCAGGAACTGCAGTGGATAGTACAGCCTCACTTCCTGGGACCCAGCAGCAGCTATCCCAGGCCCCTGGCCTACCCCCAGTAcagccccccccagccccggccaGGAGTCATCAGGGCCCTAGGGCCACCTCCAGGGGTCCGTCGCAGGCCCTGTGAACAG atcaGCCCGGAGGAGGAGGAGCGCCGTCGAGTGAGGCGCGAGAGGAATAAGCTGGCCGCGGCCAAGTGCAGGAACCGGAGGAAGGAACTGACCGACTTCCTGCAGGCG GAGACTGACAAACTGGAGGACGAGAAATCTGGTCTGCAGCGAGAGATTGAGGAGCTGCAGAAGCAGAAGGAGCGTCTGGAGCTGGTGCTCGAAGCCCACCGTCCCATCTGCAAAATCCCGGAGGGGGCCACGGAGAGGGACACTGGCGACACAGGCGGTACCAGCGGCACCAGCAGCCCACCACCAGCCCCCTCCCGCCCTGTACCATGTATCTCTCTTTCCTCGGGGCCTGTGCTTGAACCTGAAGCATTGCACACCCCCACGCTCATGACCACACCCTCCCTGACTCCTTTCACCCCTAGCCCTGTCTTCACCTACCCCAGCACCCCTGAGCCCTGTGCCTCAGC